From a region of the Lactuca sativa cultivar Salinas chromosome 4, Lsat_Salinas_v11, whole genome shotgun sequence genome:
- the LOC111891820 gene encoding GPI ethanolamine phosphate transferase 1 isoform X3, which produces MVEKKRDMACCSRNSTSCCLHAQHFRHLLQIPYCTWHGPRFPSLYSPSKASCAPSDGLRADKFFEPDSDGNYRAPFLRSVIKGQGRWGVSHARPPTESRPGHVAIIAGFYEDPSAVTKGWKANPVEFDSVFNKSRHTFSYGSPDIVPIFCGALPHSSWNTYPHEFEDFATDASFLDEWSFDQFKSIVNKSKEDPKLKKLFQQDQVVIFLHLLGCDSNGHAHRPYSSIYLNNVKVVDRIAEGVYNLLENYFKDNQTAYIFTADHGMSDKGSHGDGHWSNTDTPLVVWGAGVKHPRPSSSHNHQNHGERFVDEHDMHDTPTPTDWGLNNIERVDVNQADIAPLMSTLIGLPCPVNSVGSLPLDYMDLNKGDEVEAVLANTKQILSQFLRKSQLKQESSFRFKPFEPLSHHASILEQIESLISNKDYPHAMQLSQNLRSLALKGLHYFQTYDWFMLMTVITLGYIGWMVCLILHVLQAYTSLPGKILKKEEAVFTRDLPSKVYLCGSLVMASVFVVLYLEHSPPLYHAYFAMTVFLWTNIFSEYRFLKAFCRYLQEKESYHVFELSATSLVSIIILELLVKSFTNRVIYTWCFLIFGVISPLYLFKSIPSKSGIPVFLCVACWFLSIFTLMPAEIPDNTFLVSMSGVIIIVIGGVSRYLDMHTKDNKYWLYLINHVSKPKFPFLFHLQALLVGLASVLVYISTSHRTENRELLPLHQLMNWSIAGLSMVLPLFSATDLLSRLTSIFLGFAPPFLLLSIGYEAVFYGALGLALFGWILFENTLLYVKKSNKSLTSFEAENENILLEEGDRCLKLSDMRIPIVFMVFFNIAFFGTGNFASIASFEISSVYRFITIFSPFLMAALLIFKLFIPFMLVICAFSAITKLVRVPRLGCYFLVILCSDVMTIHFFFLVKNTGSWMEIGNSISHFGIVSAQVVFVLLLFALTNIYTKDIQTRSKNQVSQKTM; this is translated from the exons ATGGTTGAAAAGAAGAGAGATATGGCTTGTTGCTCTAGGAATAGCACTTCATGCTGTCTACATGCTCAGCATTTTCGACATTTACTTCAAATCCCCTATTGTACATGGCATGGACCCCGTTTCCCCTCGCTTTACTCCCCCAGCAAAGCGTCTTGTGCTCCTT CTGATGGATTACGAGCCGACAAGTTCTTTGAGCCAGATTCTGATGGGAATTACAGAGCGCCATTTTTGAGAAGTGTAATCAAAGGACAAGGGCGTTGGGGTGTTTCTCATGCTCGTCCTCCAACAGAATCCAGACCTGGACATGTTGCAATCATAGCAGGTTTTTATGAGGATCCTAGTGCTGTCACAAAAG GATGGAAGGCAAACCCTGTGGAATTCGATTCAGTTTTCAACAAGAGTAGGCATACATTTTCCTATGGTAGCCCAGATATTGTTCCAATATTCTGTGGAGCTTTGCCTCATAGTTCATGGAACACCTATCCTCATGAGTTTGAAGATTTTGCTACTG ATGCATCTTTCTTGGACGAATGGTCATTTGATCAGTTCAAGAGCATTGTGAATAAGTCCAAGGAGGACCCAAAACTCAAAAAGCTATTTCAACAAGATCAAGTTGTTATATTTTTGCACCTTCTTGGTTGTGATTCAAATGGTCATGCACATCGCCCTTACTCTTCTATATATCTCAACAATGTCAAAGTTGTTGATCGTATTGCTGAAGGTGTTTATAATCTTCTTGAAAACTATTTCAAAGACAATCAAACAGCATATATATTTACAGCAGATCATGGCATGAGTGATAAAG GAAGTCATGGAGATGGGCATTGGTCAAATACAGATACACCACTTGTTGTATGGGGGGCAGGTGTCAAGCATCCAAGGCCCTCATCATCACATAATCATCAAAATCACGGTGAAAGATTTGTTGATGAACATGATATGCATGATACACCTACACCCACTGATTGGGGTCTCAATAACATAGAAAGAGTGGATGTGAATCAAGCTGATATTGCACCATTGATG tcAACTCTCATTGGCTTGCCATGTCCTGTTAACTCAGTTGGAAGTCTACCCCTTGATTACATGGATTTAAACAAG GGTGATGAAGTTGAGGCTGTGTTAGCTAATACAAAGCAAATTCTCAGCCAATTTCTTCGTAAATCAC AACTAAAGCAAGAAAGCTCATTTAGATTCAAACCATTTGAGCCTCTATCTCATCATGCTTCAATTTTGGAACAAATTGAGTCTCTCATATCTAATAAAGACTATCCACATGCAATGCAACTATCCCAAAATCTTAGAAGCTTGGCTCTAAAGGGACTCCACTACTTCCAAACTTATGATTGGTTCATGCTAATGACCGTTATAACCCTGGGCTACATTGGCTGGATGGTTTGTCTTATTCTCCACGTGTTGCAAGCTTATACATCTTTGCCTGGAAAAATCTTGAAAAAAGAGGAAGCAGTTTTTACAAGAGACCTTCCATCAaag GTGTACCTATGTGGAAGTCTTGTAATGGCATCGGTTTTTGTTGTGCTATATTTGGAACACTCGCCTCCACTCTATCACGCGTATTTTGCAATGACAGTGTTTCTTTGGACAAATATATTTAGTGAATATCGATTCCTTAAAGCTTTTTGTAGATACTTACAAGAAAAAGAATCTTACCATGTCTTTGAACTCTCTGCTACCTCTCTTGTCTCCATCATCATTCTTGAATTACTA GTGAAAAGCTTCACTAACAGAGTTATCTACACCTGGTGTTTTTTAATTTTTGGGGTCATTTCTCCACTCTATCTTTTTAAATCAATCCCATCCAAATCTGGGATTCCAGTTTTTTTGTGTGTAGCATGTTGGTTTTTATCAATTTTTACCTTGATGCCTGCAGAGATTCCTGACAATACATTTCTAGT atcTATGAGTGGAGTTATAATTATTGTAATAGGAGGAGTTAGTAGGTATTTAGACATGCATACAAAAGACAACAAGTATTGGCTTTATCTCATAAACCATGTCTCAAAACCTAAGTTCCCCTTCCTATTTCACTTACAg GCCCTTTTAGTTGGTTTAGCATCTGTGTTGGTGTACATCTCAACATCTCATAGAACAGAAAACCGTGAACTTCTTCCATTACATCAACTCATGAATTGGTCAATTGCTG GTTTATCCATGGTGCTCCCACTATTCTCTGCAACTGATCTACTCTCTCGGCTTACTTCCATATTCCTTGGTTTTGCACCTCCTTTTCTATTATTATCCATCgg ATATGAAGCTGTATTCTATGGGGCTCTTGGTCTTGCACTTTTTGGATGGATACTTTTCGAAAACACGCTTCTCTATGTCAAAAAGTCAAACAAATCTTTGACTTCCTTTGAAGCTGAAAATGAAAACATACTTCTTGAGGAAGGTGATAGATGCCTAAAATTATCTGATATGAGAATTCCAATAGTTTTT ATGGTGTTCTTCAATATAGCATTTTTCGGAACCGGTAATTTTGCAAGTATTGCCAGTTTCGAGATTTCGTCTGTTTATCGGTTTATCACAATATTCAGT CCGTTTCTCATGGCTGCCTTGCTTATTTTCAAATTGTTCATCCCATTCATGCTTGTCAT ATGTGCATTTAGTGCAATAACTAAATTAGTGAGAGTTCCACGTTTGGGATGTTACTTTCTTGTTATTTTATGCTCGGATGTTATGACAattcacttcttcttcttg GTGAAAAATACGGGAAGTTGGATGGAAATTGGCAATAGTATTAGCCATTTTGGAATTGTGAGTGCTCAAGTTGTTTTTGTTCTCTTGCTTTTTGCACTCACAAATATATACACAAAAGATATCCAAACTCGATCAAAAAATCAAGTTTCTCAAAAAACTATGTAG
- the LOC111891820 gene encoding GPI ethanolamine phosphate transferase 1 isoform X1 produces the protein MEEQGILGVKPRKQSAARIRGRRWLKRREIWLVALGIALHAVYMLSIFDIYFKSPIVHGMDPVSPRFTPPAKRLVLLVADGLRADKFFEPDSDGNYRAPFLRSVIKGQGRWGVSHARPPTESRPGHVAIIAGFYEDPSAVTKGWKANPVEFDSVFNKSRHTFSYGSPDIVPIFCGALPHSSWNTYPHEFEDFATGMQVHYLFKLTEDSFLFLIKTSLIVITDASFLDEWSFDQFKSIVNKSKEDPKLKKLFQQDQVVIFLHLLGCDSNGHAHRPYSSIYLNNVKVVDRIAEGVYNLLENYFKDNQTAYIFTADHGMSDKGSHGDGHWSNTDTPLVVWGAGVKHPRPSSSHNHQNHGERFVDEHDMHDTPTPTDWGLNNIERVDVNQADIAPLMSTLIGLPCPVNSVGSLPLDYMDLNKGDEVEAVLANTKQILSQFLRKSQLKQESSFRFKPFEPLSHHASILEQIESLISNKDYPHAMQLSQNLRSLALKGLHYFQTYDWFMLMTVITLGYIGWMVCLILHVLQAYTSLPGKILKKEEAVFTRDLPSKVYLCGSLVMASVFVVLYLEHSPPLYHAYFAMTVFLWTNIFSEYRFLKAFCRYLQEKESYHVFELSATSLVSIIILELLVKSFTNRVIYTWCFLIFGVISPLYLFKSIPSKSGIPVFLCVACWFLSIFTLMPAEIPDNTFLVSMSGVIIIVIGGVSRYLDMHTKDNKYWLYLINHVSKPKFPFLFHLQALLVGLASVLVYISTSHRTENRELLPLHQLMNWSIAGLSMVLPLFSATDLLSRLTSIFLGFAPPFLLLSIGYEAVFYGALGLALFGWILFENTLLYVKKSNKSLTSFEAENENILLEEGDRCLKLSDMRIPIVFMVFFNIAFFGTGNFASIASFEISSVYRFITIFSPFLMAALLIFKLFIPFMLVICAFSAITKLVRVPRLGCYFLVILCSDVMTIHFFFLVKNTGSWMEIGNSISHFGIVSAQVVFVLLLFALTNIYTKDIQTRSKNQVSQKTM, from the exons ATGGAAGAACAGGGAATATTGGGGGTGAAACCCAGAAAACAATCAGCAGCTCGGATCAGAGGAAGACGATGGTTGAAAAGAAGAGAGATATGGCTTGTTGCTCTAGGAATAGCACTTCATGCTGTCTACATGCTCAGCATTTTCGACATTTACTTCAAATCCCCTATTGTACATGGCATGGACCCCGTTTCCCCTCGCTTTACTCCCCCAGCAAAGCGTCTTGTGCTCCTTGTAG CTGATGGATTACGAGCCGACAAGTTCTTTGAGCCAGATTCTGATGGGAATTACAGAGCGCCATTTTTGAGAAGTGTAATCAAAGGACAAGGGCGTTGGGGTGTTTCTCATGCTCGTCCTCCAACAGAATCCAGACCTGGACATGTTGCAATCATAGCAGGTTTTTATGAGGATCCTAGTGCTGTCACAAAAG GATGGAAGGCAAACCCTGTGGAATTCGATTCAGTTTTCAACAAGAGTAGGCATACATTTTCCTATGGTAGCCCAGATATTGTTCCAATATTCTGTGGAGCTTTGCCTCATAGTTCATGGAACACCTATCCTCATGAGTTTGAAGATTTTGCTACTGGTATGCAAGTACATTACTTATTTAAATTAACTGAAGATTCGTTTTTGTTTCTTATTAAAACTTCATTGATTGTTATTACAGATGCATCTTTCTTGGACGAATGGTCATTTGATCAGTTCAAGAGCATTGTGAATAAGTCCAAGGAGGACCCAAAACTCAAAAAGCTATTTCAACAAGATCAAGTTGTTATATTTTTGCACCTTCTTGGTTGTGATTCAAATGGTCATGCACATCGCCCTTACTCTTCTATATATCTCAACAATGTCAAAGTTGTTGATCGTATTGCTGAAGGTGTTTATAATCTTCTTGAAAACTATTTCAAAGACAATCAAACAGCATATATATTTACAGCAGATCATGGCATGAGTGATAAAG GAAGTCATGGAGATGGGCATTGGTCAAATACAGATACACCACTTGTTGTATGGGGGGCAGGTGTCAAGCATCCAAGGCCCTCATCATCACATAATCATCAAAATCACGGTGAAAGATTTGTTGATGAACATGATATGCATGATACACCTACACCCACTGATTGGGGTCTCAATAACATAGAAAGAGTGGATGTGAATCAAGCTGATATTGCACCATTGATG tcAACTCTCATTGGCTTGCCATGTCCTGTTAACTCAGTTGGAAGTCTACCCCTTGATTACATGGATTTAAACAAG GGTGATGAAGTTGAGGCTGTGTTAGCTAATACAAAGCAAATTCTCAGCCAATTTCTTCGTAAATCAC AACTAAAGCAAGAAAGCTCATTTAGATTCAAACCATTTGAGCCTCTATCTCATCATGCTTCAATTTTGGAACAAATTGAGTCTCTCATATCTAATAAAGACTATCCACATGCAATGCAACTATCCCAAAATCTTAGAAGCTTGGCTCTAAAGGGACTCCACTACTTCCAAACTTATGATTGGTTCATGCTAATGACCGTTATAACCCTGGGCTACATTGGCTGGATGGTTTGTCTTATTCTCCACGTGTTGCAAGCTTATACATCTTTGCCTGGAAAAATCTTGAAAAAAGAGGAAGCAGTTTTTACAAGAGACCTTCCATCAaag GTGTACCTATGTGGAAGTCTTGTAATGGCATCGGTTTTTGTTGTGCTATATTTGGAACACTCGCCTCCACTCTATCACGCGTATTTTGCAATGACAGTGTTTCTTTGGACAAATATATTTAGTGAATATCGATTCCTTAAAGCTTTTTGTAGATACTTACAAGAAAAAGAATCTTACCATGTCTTTGAACTCTCTGCTACCTCTCTTGTCTCCATCATCATTCTTGAATTACTA GTGAAAAGCTTCACTAACAGAGTTATCTACACCTGGTGTTTTTTAATTTTTGGGGTCATTTCTCCACTCTATCTTTTTAAATCAATCCCATCCAAATCTGGGATTCCAGTTTTTTTGTGTGTAGCATGTTGGTTTTTATCAATTTTTACCTTGATGCCTGCAGAGATTCCTGACAATACATTTCTAGT atcTATGAGTGGAGTTATAATTATTGTAATAGGAGGAGTTAGTAGGTATTTAGACATGCATACAAAAGACAACAAGTATTGGCTTTATCTCATAAACCATGTCTCAAAACCTAAGTTCCCCTTCCTATTTCACTTACAg GCCCTTTTAGTTGGTTTAGCATCTGTGTTGGTGTACATCTCAACATCTCATAGAACAGAAAACCGTGAACTTCTTCCATTACATCAACTCATGAATTGGTCAATTGCTG GTTTATCCATGGTGCTCCCACTATTCTCTGCAACTGATCTACTCTCTCGGCTTACTTCCATATTCCTTGGTTTTGCACCTCCTTTTCTATTATTATCCATCgg ATATGAAGCTGTATTCTATGGGGCTCTTGGTCTTGCACTTTTTGGATGGATACTTTTCGAAAACACGCTTCTCTATGTCAAAAAGTCAAACAAATCTTTGACTTCCTTTGAAGCTGAAAATGAAAACATACTTCTTGAGGAAGGTGATAGATGCCTAAAATTATCTGATATGAGAATTCCAATAGTTTTT ATGGTGTTCTTCAATATAGCATTTTTCGGAACCGGTAATTTTGCAAGTATTGCCAGTTTCGAGATTTCGTCTGTTTATCGGTTTATCACAATATTCAGT CCGTTTCTCATGGCTGCCTTGCTTATTTTCAAATTGTTCATCCCATTCATGCTTGTCAT ATGTGCATTTAGTGCAATAACTAAATTAGTGAGAGTTCCACGTTTGGGATGTTACTTTCTTGTTATTTTATGCTCGGATGTTATGACAattcacttcttcttcttg GTGAAAAATACGGGAAGTTGGATGGAAATTGGCAATAGTATTAGCCATTTTGGAATTGTGAGTGCTCAAGTTGTTTTTGTTCTCTTGCTTTTTGCACTCACAAATATATACACAAAAGATATCCAAACTCGATCAAAAAATCAAGTTTCTCAAAAAACTATGTAG
- the LOC111891820 gene encoding uncharacterized protein LOC111891820 isoform X2 encodes MEEQGILGVKPRKQSAARIRGRRWLKRREIWLVALGIALHAVYMLSIFDIYFKSPIVHGMDPVSPRFTPPAKRLVLLVADGLRADKFFEPDSDGNYRAPFLRSVIKGQGRWGVSHARPPTESRPGHVAIIAGFYEDPSAVTKGWKANPVEFDSVFNKSRHTFSYGSPDIVPIFCGALPHSSWNTYPHEFEDFATDASFLDEWSFDQFKSIVNKSKEDPKLKKLFQQDQVVIFLHLLGCDSNGHAHRPYSSIYLNNVKVVDRIAEGVYNLLENYFKDNQTAYIFTADHGMSDKGSHGDGHWSNTDTPLVVWGAGVKHPRPSSSHNHQNHGERFVDEHDMHDTPTPTDWGLNNIERVDVNQADIAPLMSTLIGLPCPVNSVGSLPLDYMDLNKGDEVEAVLANTKQILSQFLRKSQLKQESSFRFKPFEPLSHHASILEQIESLISNKDYPHAMQLSQNLRSLALKGLHYFQTYDWFMLMTVITLGYIGWMVCLILHVLQAYTSLPGKILKKEEAVFTRDLPSKVYLCGSLVMASVFVVLYLEHSPPLYHAYFAMTVFLWTNIFSEYRFLKAFCRYLQEKESYHVFELSATSLVSIIILELLVKSFTNRVIYTWCFLIFGVISPLYLFKSIPSKSGIPVFLCVACWFLSIFTLMPAEIPDNTFLVSMSGVIIIVIGGVSRYLDMHTKDNKYWLYLINHVSKPKFPFLFHLQALLVGLASVLVYISTSHRTENRELLPLHQLMNWSIAGLSMVLPLFSATDLLSRLTSIFLGFAPPFLLLSIGYEAVFYGALGLALFGWILFENTLLYVKKSNKSLTSFEAENENILLEEGDRCLKLSDMRIPIVFMVFFNIAFFGTGNFASIASFEISSVYRFITIFSPFLMAALLIFKLFIPFMLVICAFSAITKLVRVPRLGCYFLVILCSDVMTIHFFFLVKNTGSWMEIGNSISHFGIVSAQVVFVLLLFALTNIYTKDIQTRSKNQVSQKTM; translated from the exons ATGGAAGAACAGGGAATATTGGGGGTGAAACCCAGAAAACAATCAGCAGCTCGGATCAGAGGAAGACGATGGTTGAAAAGAAGAGAGATATGGCTTGTTGCTCTAGGAATAGCACTTCATGCTGTCTACATGCTCAGCATTTTCGACATTTACTTCAAATCCCCTATTGTACATGGCATGGACCCCGTTTCCCCTCGCTTTACTCCCCCAGCAAAGCGTCTTGTGCTCCTTGTAG CTGATGGATTACGAGCCGACAAGTTCTTTGAGCCAGATTCTGATGGGAATTACAGAGCGCCATTTTTGAGAAGTGTAATCAAAGGACAAGGGCGTTGGGGTGTTTCTCATGCTCGTCCTCCAACAGAATCCAGACCTGGACATGTTGCAATCATAGCAGGTTTTTATGAGGATCCTAGTGCTGTCACAAAAG GATGGAAGGCAAACCCTGTGGAATTCGATTCAGTTTTCAACAAGAGTAGGCATACATTTTCCTATGGTAGCCCAGATATTGTTCCAATATTCTGTGGAGCTTTGCCTCATAGTTCATGGAACACCTATCCTCATGAGTTTGAAGATTTTGCTACTG ATGCATCTTTCTTGGACGAATGGTCATTTGATCAGTTCAAGAGCATTGTGAATAAGTCCAAGGAGGACCCAAAACTCAAAAAGCTATTTCAACAAGATCAAGTTGTTATATTTTTGCACCTTCTTGGTTGTGATTCAAATGGTCATGCACATCGCCCTTACTCTTCTATATATCTCAACAATGTCAAAGTTGTTGATCGTATTGCTGAAGGTGTTTATAATCTTCTTGAAAACTATTTCAAAGACAATCAAACAGCATATATATTTACAGCAGATCATGGCATGAGTGATAAAG GAAGTCATGGAGATGGGCATTGGTCAAATACAGATACACCACTTGTTGTATGGGGGGCAGGTGTCAAGCATCCAAGGCCCTCATCATCACATAATCATCAAAATCACGGTGAAAGATTTGTTGATGAACATGATATGCATGATACACCTACACCCACTGATTGGGGTCTCAATAACATAGAAAGAGTGGATGTGAATCAAGCTGATATTGCACCATTGATG tcAACTCTCATTGGCTTGCCATGTCCTGTTAACTCAGTTGGAAGTCTACCCCTTGATTACATGGATTTAAACAAG GGTGATGAAGTTGAGGCTGTGTTAGCTAATACAAAGCAAATTCTCAGCCAATTTCTTCGTAAATCAC AACTAAAGCAAGAAAGCTCATTTAGATTCAAACCATTTGAGCCTCTATCTCATCATGCTTCAATTTTGGAACAAATTGAGTCTCTCATATCTAATAAAGACTATCCACATGCAATGCAACTATCCCAAAATCTTAGAAGCTTGGCTCTAAAGGGACTCCACTACTTCCAAACTTATGATTGGTTCATGCTAATGACCGTTATAACCCTGGGCTACATTGGCTGGATGGTTTGTCTTATTCTCCACGTGTTGCAAGCTTATACATCTTTGCCTGGAAAAATCTTGAAAAAAGAGGAAGCAGTTTTTACAAGAGACCTTCCATCAaag GTGTACCTATGTGGAAGTCTTGTAATGGCATCGGTTTTTGTTGTGCTATATTTGGAACACTCGCCTCCACTCTATCACGCGTATTTTGCAATGACAGTGTTTCTTTGGACAAATATATTTAGTGAATATCGATTCCTTAAAGCTTTTTGTAGATACTTACAAGAAAAAGAATCTTACCATGTCTTTGAACTCTCTGCTACCTCTCTTGTCTCCATCATCATTCTTGAATTACTA GTGAAAAGCTTCACTAACAGAGTTATCTACACCTGGTGTTTTTTAATTTTTGGGGTCATTTCTCCACTCTATCTTTTTAAATCAATCCCATCCAAATCTGGGATTCCAGTTTTTTTGTGTGTAGCATGTTGGTTTTTATCAATTTTTACCTTGATGCCTGCAGAGATTCCTGACAATACATTTCTAGT atcTATGAGTGGAGTTATAATTATTGTAATAGGAGGAGTTAGTAGGTATTTAGACATGCATACAAAAGACAACAAGTATTGGCTTTATCTCATAAACCATGTCTCAAAACCTAAGTTCCCCTTCCTATTTCACTTACAg GCCCTTTTAGTTGGTTTAGCATCTGTGTTGGTGTACATCTCAACATCTCATAGAACAGAAAACCGTGAACTTCTTCCATTACATCAACTCATGAATTGGTCAATTGCTG GTTTATCCATGGTGCTCCCACTATTCTCTGCAACTGATCTACTCTCTCGGCTTACTTCCATATTCCTTGGTTTTGCACCTCCTTTTCTATTATTATCCATCgg ATATGAAGCTGTATTCTATGGGGCTCTTGGTCTTGCACTTTTTGGATGGATACTTTTCGAAAACACGCTTCTCTATGTCAAAAAGTCAAACAAATCTTTGACTTCCTTTGAAGCTGAAAATGAAAACATACTTCTTGAGGAAGGTGATAGATGCCTAAAATTATCTGATATGAGAATTCCAATAGTTTTT ATGGTGTTCTTCAATATAGCATTTTTCGGAACCGGTAATTTTGCAAGTATTGCCAGTTTCGAGATTTCGTCTGTTTATCGGTTTATCACAATATTCAGT CCGTTTCTCATGGCTGCCTTGCTTATTTTCAAATTGTTCATCCCATTCATGCTTGTCAT ATGTGCATTTAGTGCAATAACTAAATTAGTGAGAGTTCCACGTTTGGGATGTTACTTTCTTGTTATTTTATGCTCGGATGTTATGACAattcacttcttcttcttg GTGAAAAATACGGGAAGTTGGATGGAAATTGGCAATAGTATTAGCCATTTTGGAATTGTGAGTGCTCAAGTTGTTTTTGTTCTCTTGCTTTTTGCACTCACAAATATATACACAAAAGATATCCAAACTCGATCAAAAAATCAAGTTTCTCAAAAAACTATGTAG